CCTGTCGATCAATGGGCACATCTCAATACCCTTTATAGCTTCTGAGAACCTTTTCAAATAGGGACTACAAGCTACTGTTGGACACCAACGGGATTGTTCATCACTCTTGACGCCACTATAGTTACATattaaatttaaggttttttttaaatttaatttattttttaaaattttctgacatggcttttaaaaaaatattaaaatgctgatgtagcattaaaaaaaagccaaataatattttaattgccaCATCAGCGCCACGTCAGTTAATAGAGTGTTCCGTCTACCACCTAGGACTTTGCCATTAGAGCATTGACGGTAGAGACAAAAACGAGAtcgcattttttattttagagactaaaagtggtgaaaaaaaaaaagttagggaccaaagtgaaaatcacgtgaaaatgtagggacgaaaatgggTTTTAtgcctaaatttttttgatatagcCTAATAAGTTTACTCAGatgcaacccaaaaaaaaaatttattttaaatacttttTGCAAGAAATGACTCATTCAACCTTCTAGAAATATCCAGTGTCCTTGTAGAGACTTGATATTTGAGTTTAGCAAATTCTTGTATGTCTGACCATAGAGTTTCTGAGCTAACATTCATAAATGACGATTGATTCATCCTTGCAGACGCCCCACCATTAGACCTTCCTTGCCCCTTAGAAGGCTTTCCTGAAGATTGATGGCCTCCTTGGtcctaaaaaaatatgaaacataAAGAACAGCCTTGGGTCAAGATTTCTCCATCAAGAGTAAAATTTCATGTTACCATTTCCATTTAAGAAAATTGAGTGAATTTAGTAAAGATTTTAGATTCTAAacatcatttaatattttaagaaaaaatttaaactttcttCTGAAGAAAAAGATGCAACTTAATTGCTTTGATTGTTGTACAATTACAATGACAGACCACAAACTGAGGGAACATATGGCTTCAAGAGTTAGCTCACAAAAAGCTCAAAGCTGAAAAGTAGTAAAAGCCAAAAAAACCATAAGAAATCCTGAAACTATTGATCCATGTTTCACATACCTTTTTGTGGGTTCTGGACTGCATATTATTGGCAGCAACTTTTGAGCCAACAGCTTGAATACTTCCAAAAAAGCAGTTGAAGAAATGTGATATAGCTGGCGCAATATCATGATCCCCTACATCTCTCAAAACATCCTGCTCCAGAGGGAGTCAGTTTAATCAGACTAGGAAGGGAAGAGTGGATGTGAACAGGAAATGTGTTTCCACATGCATGTGTGCAAGTTATGCCAGACCGCCCTCTTGTAGGCAAAGTTGATGGTGTCTATCTCTAACACCAACGGCAGGAAAAAGATGTCACGTTTTACAATTGACATAGTAACATGCGACACCTCTTTGCAAATTATTGTGGTGAAACTGTGGAATTAATTGAAACAAAGTGGACATTTTGTAACATCATTTATAATGTAGAAGCTACTTAGATTATGCTTATCACCTTGAGGATGTGCTTTGCAGACCTAACAACAATCTCATTAGAACAAAGATCCCACAAATGTGGTAAATGttttgtcccatcagccacctgTAGCAAAGCTCCAGACATGTCAAAAGCAGTACAATCATTTGCagaaagatggaaaagttaTGAACATGACAGCTTTAacacaaataataaatttcaattcAGGCATTGATTTAGGGTTGAAAAGAATGTCCTCATGTGGTTCAGTTTCAGATTGGGAAGAAGCACAATCCTTAACATTCTCATCCCTCCCTTCTTTTGTTACATCCTGTGAACAAAAACAGAAAGAACCACATATTGCAGATTACTAAGAGGAAATTAAGCCCCCTCCCATAAGCCTACACGTTCTCTCCCTCTCCCACTTGTCttctcttttgtaatttctctcttcttgttctcACCGTCCTCCATGGCTGATCCACTGAAGGTCCTATATCCTTACCACCACTTCAAATAACCTCCTCAATAGCTTGAATCCAACAAGTATGATCTTCCATGAGTTTTGGCTGCCCCAAACAATGCTTTTAAGGTAAGTTTTCCATTGACCCACTTCCTTGATTATTTCGTTTATGGCTCAATGCTCATGTGGGGTTGATCCAATGGATGGGGATAACACTTTGGTAGGGTTAACTACGATTTTTGGGATGTGGATATGTGATCGTTGGTATTAGGGTATTCAACCATGGAGGTTTTGGGCACTTGGTTTATTGGAGGAAGGAGGGGCTGACTTTTATGTGTTTTACGATGATTTTTCTGTTTTGAGTTGAGTTGTTGTAATGATTTTTGTCATATGTAAGAAGTTGATGAAATGTTAACTATTACTTGTCATAGTGATTTGAGAATGTACTtgtgcatgccaagtgtttggtATATTGCCTGTATGAGTTATGGGATTGAATTTCTTGACTCTTGTTGTGATGACTATTATATGAGGTTATTGGTTGCATTCGTAGTTGTTATCATGTGCTAAAACATGTAGCTTTGAGGTTAATCAAGTTTGAAAGTTTTTGGCATGGTATTAAGAttatagtaattttattttggaattgtAAATCTATCCTTGACAGATTTGAGTAAGCTGCATtacatgatttttaataaattatagaaaaatcatTTTGAGCTGAATTTTTTATGGTACATACTACACATATAAGAGCTTATCCATATTTAATTCAAGTTGATTGGATAACTTTTCATGAACCAAACGGTTTTTACAAAAGGGCTGACCTGCTGTGTAGTGAATCTGAAAGTACGACATGTATGTTGAGATTTTGTGAATTTACTTGAAACCCTTCTTGAGTGGGTTGACTTGTAAAttcttacattttcttctaCATTTGTTTTACTTAGTTAACTTTAATAATGGTTTGGTTTAATCTCTTGCAATAGTGTATTAAAATGCTTTGGTTGTGTTATGGTCTTTTGGATCACTTGTATGCTTGTCTGATGTCCCTTGGGAATAGGTGCCTTGGGATAGTCAAGTTAGGCTTAGGCCCTCGATTTGATTTTAGGGGACCATTTTCAATTTATGGAGACAAGTTTGAACGTACTTTGTGATAGGCCTTGTTATTGATAGGTTTGATCATTGTATTTCTAGGTTTCGAGATTCTTGGTGATGGACCTAGTAATTGGATTGCTTGCTTAGGTGGTGGTGCCTGGTTGAGGTAAAATTGGTTGGCCTCCTGAGGTAAGTAacttttaatgggatttttggaaaataaccacGTTGCATAAACtttatttttgggtcaaacacattttggaaaattatttgtggaactatgttttcttaaaaatattgtgttgtGACCCTATTATATATGATTGTATATGAAAAGCGCATCATGTTAAATATTGAatatggggaaatgcatgatttgttagTATGGAAGAGATAAACATCTTTGATATAATTTTTGGGAATGGATTTTATGGATTTGATGCATTATTTGCAAATTCAAAAGATGTTTTATCTTGACTTGTGATATTTGAGAAATAGATAGAAAATGTTATTGACAAGAAATGATTTAGGAAAATTTGGGAACCTTGTGAATATATTGGGTATTTCAATGGTTTTTGTGAAATTACTTAAAATTGAACCGTCTTTTGAATTCATATTATCTGTGAGCTCTTTATGTTTTACCCTTGTGCCGTGACGTGTGATTACCTAGCTAGATACTATAGTCTGTGTGACATTGGTATCTTAGCACCCGTCTTTGTGACGACATATGAGTTCCGTCTTTGTGATGGCATTGAGTTCCGTCTTTGGGATAGCAGATGAGTTCCGGCTGTGTGTCGGCGATGAGTTCCGTCTTTGTGACGGTAGATTAGTACCGATTGTGGGTCGGCGATGAGTTCCAGCTGTGTGTCGGCGATGAGTTCCGTCTTTGTGATGGCATTGTCACGTGGCCTTGGGGTTAGATTTCCAGGTTTTAAAAGGATGTTTTGATAGCTC
This genomic stretch from Quercus robur chromosome 4, dhQueRobu3.1, whole genome shotgun sequence harbors:
- the LOC126722799 gene encoding clustered mitochondria protein-like, with translation MSGALLQVADGTKHLPHLWDLCSNEIVVRSAKHILKDVLRDVGDHDIAPAISHFFNCFFGSIQAVGSKVAANNMQSRTHKKDQGGHQSSGKPSKGQGRSNGGASARMNQSSFMNVSSETLWSDIQEFAKLKYQVSTRTLDISRRLNESFLAKSI